The following DNA comes from Chryseobacterium gallinarum.
AACAGGGAAATTTGGGTACACCTTCCTAAAACCTATGATGACAACAGTATCAGCCCTGCAAAATATCCGGTAATTTACCTTTTAGACGGTGAAAATAATTTTGAATATTACGCCGGAATGACAGATTTTCTGTCAAGGCCTCCATACGCAGACCTCCCGGAATGCATTGTGGTGGGAATTAAAAATACGGAAAGAACCAGGGATCTTACTCCCACAAAATCCCAAAAGAAAAGCCCGGTAAACCCCAATCTGATTCTTTTCGCAGATAGCGGAGGAAGTGAAAATTTCAGAAGTTTCATACAGGAAGAATTGAAACCATTTATCCGTAAACAGTACAGAACCCAGGAGTATTCTGTTCTGGTAGGGCACTCATTTGGCGGATTGTTTGCCATTCATACTTTTCTTACCCATCCGGATGACTTCAATGCTTATGTCGCAAATGACCCGAGCCTGTGGTGGGATCATAAAATATTGATTTCAAAAACAAGAGATTATCTGGAGAAAAACAAAAACTTCCCGGCAAAGAAATCTTTATATGTTTCCCAGGCAGATAATGAAGAACAGCAGAAAAACTGGAATTCCGATATGACCCAGGCCATCAATGAATTCAGAACCATTGTTGAGCAAAACGGAACATTGAATTATAAACATACATTCTTTAAAGGTGAAGTGCATGGAACCGTTTCTTATCCCGGAAATTATGAAGCTTTGAAATTTATATTCAACGGATTCAGGACCAATATTAAAGAATTTGCCAAAAGTCCGGAACAGCTTGAAGAAAAATATAAAACGTTTTCCGATACAATAGGGGCTGAATTTATCCCTTCGGAATCTTATCTTAATATTATCATCAAATTTATGAAAAACAACGAATTTAAAAATGCGGAAACCTATTTCATGAATCTGAAGAATAAGCTTTATCCGGACATAAAATAATCCGGTAAAAAGGAAGTCTGCCGTCAGTAAATGTACCAACACACCCTACATAATGCATATAGGGTGTGTTTATATTTTATAATAAAGATCAGCCTGAAAAGTAAGGTAATAAACAGTTTCCGAATTATCTACTCACCGGGCTGGAAAAGTTCTTAATGCCTGTTATCACAATTAATCACCATATCTTTTTCCTCTTTGTCTAAAAATGTAATGGACGGACAGCCGAACGATTGTACAGTAAATCCGAAAATTACAGGGGGTTTTCCTTTGAAAAGATAACCTGTCCATTGCATTAAATTAGATTCGTCAGTTTCTATTCCGTTGAGAGGAGAAAGTTCAGCACCATCATTTCCGGCCGGCGTTATAGTCCTTTCAAATATCTTTTCATTACGGTCATTGAAAACAGCAAGCTTACGTTCCATTACCATCTCTTCTTCAAGATAATCCTGCAG
Coding sequences within:
- a CDS encoding alpha/beta hydrolase; its protein translation is MNKWFKWACFALLIIFISETKAQEKVTVGEKQILFSKILKENREIWVHLPKTYDDNSISPAKYPVIYLLDGENNFEYYAGMTDFLSRPPYADLPECIVVGIKNTERTRDLTPTKSQKKSPVNPNLILFADSGGSENFRSFIQEELKPFIRKQYRTQEYSVLVGHSFGGLFAIHTFLTHPDDFNAYVANDPSLWWDHKILISKTRDYLEKNKNFPAKKSLYVSQADNEEQQKNWNSDMTQAINEFRTIVEQNGTLNYKHTFFKGEVHGTVSYPGNYEALKFIFNGFRTNIKEFAKSPEQLEEKYKTFSDTIGAEFIPSESYLNIIIKFMKNNEFKNAETYFMNLKNKLYPDIK